Below is a genomic region from Granulicella sp. L56.
GATCCCTTCCCCGAATTCATTGAAGGCACGCCCACCTTCCACGCCGAAGAGCTGGGCCACCCGCTCATCCCCATCGCAAAATGCGTTCGCAACACCGTCAGCATCAGCGGCAAAACGCGGGCCCTACTCATCAGCGGCTCCAACATGTCCGGCAAAAGCACGCTCATGCGCACCGTCGGCATCAACACCGTCCTCGCCATGGCAGGTGCGCCCGTCCGCGCACAACGCCTGCAACTGACGCCGCTCCACGTAGCCGCAAGCATCCTCGTCAACGACTCCCTACAAGAGGGCAGCTCCCGCTTCTACGCCGAGATCACCCGCCTGCGCCACATCTGCGATCTAGCCGAGCAGCACCCGCCCATTCTCTTTCTCCTCGATGAGCTTCTCCAAGGCACCAACTCCAAAGACCGCCTCATCGGAGCAGAAGCCGTCGTCAGCGAGTTGATCGACAGCGGCGCAATCGGCATCATCAGCACGCACGATCTCGCCCTCACCGACATGCAGCGCTCCGGTGAAGGCCGCCTGCAAAACATGCACCTGCAGGATGAGATCGAAGACGGCAAGATGAAGTTCGACTTCAAACTACGCGACGGCATCGTCACCAAAAGCAATGGCGTGGAGCTGATGAGATTGATCGGCCTCAAAGTCTGAGATTCACACGCCGCATCCCTTCCCCGTGCATAATGAACAGACCTACCGGCTCCCCACAACTCAATCAGCGTTCAACGAAGGAGATCGATCATGCCGCTTCCCACCGACGAAAAGCTCCTCGCCCTCAGCAACGACCTGCTCAAGCAGTTCGAAACCATCTTCGGCGAACATCCTGGCTTCCGTCCCGCCCATGCTAAAGGCACCCTGCTAACGGGTACATTCACGCCCTCACCCAATGCAGCCTCTCTTACCCGAGCGCCCCACGTCACGCGCTCCTCCACTCCGGTCACGGTGCGCTTCTCCAACTCCACCGGCCTCCCGCTGATCCCCGACAACGACCCCAACGCCAGCCCCCATGGCCTCGCCATCCGCTTCCACCTCGCCGAGCACTCGCACACCGACATCGTCAGCCACTCGACCGACGGCTTCCCCGCCCGCACCGGGCAGGAGTTTCTGGAGTTCCTCCGCGCCATCGCCGCCAGCGCCTCCGCGACTTCACACCCCACCCCCATCGAGACCTTCCTCGGCAGCCATCCCGCCGCACTCGCCTTCGTGCAGGCAGCCAAGCCCAACCCCTCCAGCTTCGCCCTCGAATCCTACTTCGGCGTCACTGCAATGCGCTTCACCAATAAGGATGGCATCAGCCGCTACGGCCGTTACCGCATCCTCCCCGAAGCCGGCAATGACTTCCTCGACGACGCAGCCGCCACAGCGATGAGCGCCAACTACCTCTTCGACGAGATCGCCGAAAGAGTAGCCAAGGGACCCATCAACTTCCGCATCCTCGTCCAGCTCGCCAACGAAGGCGACGTAGTGGACGACGCCACCATCCACTGGCCCGAAGACCGCACCCAGCTAGAACTCGGCACCCTCACGCTCACTCAGCCGGTCGCCGAAGACGCCCACGAACAGAAGACCCTCATCTTCGATCCCATCCCGCGCGTCGACGGAATCGAGCCGTCCGACGATCCTCTGCTCGAACTGCGCGCCGCCGTCTACCTCATCAGCGGACGCAAACGCCGCACCGCGCCCGAACAATAGAGATGGCCTCAAAACCGGGTGCCCCATGTCCCGATTCTGGGACATGGGTTTCCACCCATCAATCAATTCAAATTCCAGGGTGCCATCCTTCGCGAGTGCACCATCCTTTGCCGTCTCATCACGAAGGATGGTGCAAAGCCTCGCTCCACAGAATCATCTCGCTCGTAGGCTCGAATCCATTGCGCTCATACAGCGGCCTGCCGAACGTCGAGGCATGAAGCGACACCACCTTGATCCCTCGCCGCCGCGCATCGTTCATCGCCATCTCCAGCAGCTCCCGAGCCAGCCCACGCCCGCGGAACTCAGGCTCGACATAGACATTCAGCAGATAAGCGCGCACCGGCTCCGGGTCCATCCAGTGCGGCGGAAAATCCATAAACAGAACTCCCGCACCAGCCACCACACGCCCATCCTCCGACGTCAGCCATCCAACATAGCGGCCGTCGCTCAGCCTCTCCCGCACCCACGGCACAAAGTTGTCTGCTACTTCTTTCAGCCGCGCCTCATTACCCTGGTCGG
It encodes:
- a CDS encoding catalase family peroxidase, yielding MPLPTDEKLLALSNDLLKQFETIFGEHPGFRPAHAKGTLLTGTFTPSPNAASLTRAPHVTRSSTPVTVRFSNSTGLPLIPDNDPNASPHGLAIRFHLAEHSHTDIVSHSTDGFPARTGQEFLEFLRAIAASASATSHPTPIETFLGSHPAALAFVQAAKPNPSSFALESYFGVTAMRFTNKDGISRYGRYRILPEAGNDFLDDAAATAMSANYLFDEIAERVAKGPINFRILVQLANEGDVVDDATIHWPEDRTQLELGTLTLTQPVAEDAHEQKTLIFDPIPRVDGIEPSDDPLLELRAAVYLISGRKRRTAPEQ
- a CDS encoding GNAT family N-acetyltransferase is translated as MFETRLATEADAELISEQRCRMFVDSDQGNEARLKEVADNFVPWVRERLSDGRYVGWLTSEDGRVVAGAGVLFMDFPPHWMDPEPVRAYLLNVYVEPEFRGRGLARELLEMAMNDARRRGIKVVSLHASTFGRPLYERNGFEPTSEMILWSEALHHPS